In Drosophila willistoni isolate 14030-0811.24 unplaced genomic scaffold, UCI_dwil_1.1 Seg299, whole genome shotgun sequence, the DNA window GGATCGTGTGCTCTTCTAATGTGGTACGTCCGAGTCCGCCTGAAACTTCTCACAGACTTCTGCCAGGACCTCTTGTTCCACCGGCTCCTTTTTGGAATTAAACTCCTCATCCTCGATGGACAACTCCTCTACTCCCAAGAGATCAGGTGCGAGCTCGAATTTGCGGCAGAAATCTATGCCTTTGACGCAGTGACGGGCACAGGTACAGCGTCATTTCTTGTATTCTACCTCGATACGTAATATGCACATCCACCTTTCCCGTTATAGCAAGATTCACTCCTCCTGCCGTTTGAACTTTCGAGTAagatgtttttctttttaattccAGTTTATTCACCAGCTCTTCACATCCGTCGCCCAGGAAACTCACTGAAGCTCCCGTGTCTAGCAGACCTTCTACGTGAAACTATTGCATCTTTACCGTAGCGAATGCCTGATTCTCCTTTTGCCTTGACACTGCTTCTAAGGCCGAACAAACCTCTTGGCGTTTTGTTCTTCGTTGTCTGTACCGCTCTCTCACACGCTTGACTCGGCTAGATATGGCCTTTTTCCTATTGGTTCCTTCTACCAATCCAAATGGGTTCCGTTTTTCACTAAATTGCTGGTAAGAATATGCTGATATGGGTAGGTTAGATTGTTTATATtctaatttattatatattggCCTTAATCTATTAACAATATCTATTTCTAACATGAAATTTTTGGAGGTTTTCACTAGTTCTTACGCGGCATTGAGCGCAACTCCTCCCTTGTTTTGCTCCGCATCGCGTTTCCCGCCTGGCATTTGGGGCATTTGGGTAACACTACTCCTGGTAGTCCGCATTTGTAGCAGAATATCTTGCGAACTACACTCTTGCACTCCCAAAATGTATGGCCCTTCTCCGCACAGTTCCAACAGGCGAGTTCTGGCCGATCCTTGCTGCCTTCGCGTGGCTTATACACCGCTTCAACAAACTCCACTTCATGACCTTCGGGTTCGGCCAAAACCGCTTCATGTAGTTGATGCCGATCCCTCTGCACTCTATGCGGCTCCGCTCCTCCCGCTACACGAGACCATCTAGTTGCTAAGAGTCTCTCCGCCTCATGACATTCCTCTCGCAACTTCTCCAGGTTTGATATCCATATTggataaataatttttgatataCTGTCTTTGATATTAACCTTAATTACTCTGATCAGGTCATGGTCCGAGGAGTTGCTTTCTAAGCGTGATCGGAGGCTAAACATCGCTTGGAGGTATTCATCCACGCTTTCTCCTGTCCTTTGTCGCCTCTCTCTCAACTCACGTTCCCGCTCAAAGTTTGATCGTTGCGTCTGGAATCTCTGCTGCAGTGCGTGCTTCATATTTGGCCAATCTGCTGGTCCTGCCGAGCGTACGTGCATCCAGTACCAGTCCTTGGCCTGCCCTTCTACCAAGCAGTGGAAATCTTGCAGTACTTCGCCCCAACTTACTTGGTACAACTTCTGTAAGTGCTCCAGAcgaaatataaattcatttaCTGGCATTCCTTTTGATCCTCCATCAAAAACCAGACCCCATCTTCTCGGATGTACCATTTCGGGACGCTGTTCCGTTGTTATTGGCACTCAAGATTGTTGCCTCGTATCTTCAGGCCAATGCCAGGAAGATTGTTGTGGTGGACGACTTTCCAGATTCTCACGTTGCTGTCGCTCCAATACTCGTTGGTCTATGGCTTCTGTAGGATGGATTGAAGCCCTCTCTCCTTGGACATTGGTGGATCTCATCGTGGTGGATTGCTGAGCCGCTCCTTGAACCGCCTCCCGAATCTACTTCATAAAATCTAGCATCTCTTGGCGAATTTGTGATTGCAATCGAGAGTTCTCTGCTGACATTGTCGCTCGGTACGTCTCTTCCGCCTGTGCTACAGCTAGATTTATAGCCGATGTGATTTCCGTCGGTAGGGCTGGCCGTGGGTTTTCCGGTCCCATATATGATCCACCTTCTGGTGCCTGGTGAATCATTCTTGTTCCCATATTATGTTTTGGGATTGCCCCGCTGCCCCCTACGGCACCCATCCTCTTCGTTGATCTTTCGGTCTGTTGACATGTTGAAGTCTGTCGGCGGTGAAACGTTTGAAATTCGTGAGTCTGCACGGTTTTCTGATTGGGATCGAGTTATTGGCGGACCCATTACCTCTGTTCCTCTATTCTTTAAGTATTCCGAGCTTCTTCtaaattttctgatttttgATATCCTATCTCTTTCTTCTACTGACATTCCTTTCTATTTATTCTATGCTTtgattgtttcttttttttctttttctttttatttattctttgttAATGGAGGTGAGATGATTCCAGAACTTTAATCCCCTGAACTTGATCctatttgtttgattttaatttcctCTGTACTCATCATTCCGTACTATTGACCTTTACCATTTCAATAAAGATGGATTCGGGAAGATGGACTATGGAATTAACAATTAGCTGGTATATTAACTAGgatctacccaccctaccttgggcCCCGTACTCCCTGGCAGCCCCCATGTTCTGTGGACTAGCCCGTCGTCATCTCACCCCCACATAGACAAGACTCTACTCAGACATCTCTCCTTTTTTCATtacacatatattatattaaataatttcactttttttttacaatattgaCTGAGCCTAACCAGGGTACCACTGGGacgtatacaaatataaattaaataaattatataaataaacaaaatacaattacTTATTCTAACAGCCTAATGTTGAGGttaaatggagaaaaaaaacctggAGCACCCGGATCTGGGTGGCCGATTGGATCCCGTCGAATTGGCTGTCCGAAGGCTCCTGTGTGTGTCCGTCCTGCGTCTCGCATGCAATTCTTGGTCTTCAAGGATGGGTGGGATGCTCCTTCTAGGCACACgcacttttcagtttttttttcttcttgcacaACTTAACAACTCCACGTGCCTTCTAGAACTTaactcctctttttttttcttcgtcctcttcctctttttttccaaaaaagacTCAACTCCTCCACTCTCTTAGATtcctaaaaattcaaattttgttcccGGAACCGGAACCGCTCCCAGAACTAGCTCGGTTCTCTTGGTTTTTTCGCGCCAAATTCCCAGCTAATTTTCTAGCTAACGAGCCAGCCCCATCGATAACAGCTGTATTGttgtttatcaattatttggcccataacaaattatataaaataaatccacAAACAAATACGAAGAAAAGACCTTCGTCAATGTCGTTGTTTTGATACTCTTTCCACATGGGCCAAAACTAAGAAGTATCCGGAGGGTATCACAAAATTGGTCGGATCAAGGAGAggagaaagcattttgaaatgtattcATTAGTAAGATTGTCAAGCTGCCATGTCCGCagtaaagcaatagctaattcgatgaaatccggtcctaaataatataagctcctcgggacgcccaatcgaactaccaagcaaccaaatttccccattgtaaagagcaacagatataaaattgcattaacaatccagatgtttacttatttttaaatacaaatttgggtcgaaaaaagtcattatagaaattttaaaaaatttctataatcgttgtcaattctaatgcaaaaaaattcaatatatataagccttatttccttttatttgctttgtcctcatctttcttcaccttaaccaaaactttttggtcatttcaagtgatatttatcttggtgtgtccttttcgtatggccagctctcggggatgtttattaacgattttcttgaacttttccagttgatcgaccttagttgcggccttaagccattcttttttatttcttattttttgtacttctttaccatctgacttcaggcttttgaccgccattttttttacgttatcggccacacgatgttttttcttgatacttcttggtttgggagtaggacttctagtgagtgggcgtacctcacgggaaacgtggccaaaaggggcaatcactgctactttcgtattaggcgaaaataccgccttctccgttttggttctaggttgaactttatccgctttaaaacctttgaattttggacgagcattaaatttagcacattttggtgcatccttccactttggcttgggcttcataatttgtctgcgccaatctgtagccatttttttgggaaccttcagtttttgggcaaattttttaaacttgccgtttttgttaaagttaggccaatagggattgggcatttttatttgaaatttattttactttaaatttgttttaattattagaactatactctcgagcacgattttctagaatgtgaaatatggaagtaggaaatgaggcaggtaaactaggcaaatggacatggcctacttttcacattttatttttcactctcccgcctactgcctttgtcggtaaagaactgattttagtctataatctagttgtatttacagtggaatattgagggaatggcttttaagtggctccacaatacccgcaagaccagatttattcgattgatggggataaagcacgttctttaaaaatcgaattaaacacttattccattgttaccataacaacttaggaaagcttttggggttacttcctaattattacatatttgggtctattcaagataaacctttccaccatttacttggatattcgtgcatctacttcttattctaactatcaagtaaaaaaatatgacttaaacttataatcaattatacatatcgatttctgtcactgctcaaatgtaaaaatgtacatcagtctgctagctagaaaaattggccatgtccgcctgtttttagctctctgaaagcaatagctaattggatgaattccggtccaaaataagatgagctcctcgggacgcccaatcgaactaccaagcaaccaaatttcccattgtaaagagcaaaagatataaaattgcattaacaatccagatgtttacttattttcaaatacaaatatgggttgaaaaaagtcattacagaaattttaaaaaatttgtagaatcgttgtcatttctaatgcaaaaaaattcaatatatacataagccttttcttttatttgctttgtcctcttctttcttcactttaaccaaaactttttggtcatttttagcgatatttatcttggtgtgtccttttcgtatggccagctctcggggatgtttattaacgattttcttgaacttttccagttgatcgaccttagttgcggccttaagccattcttttttatttcttattttttgtacttctttaccaactgacttcaggtttttgaccgccatttttttacgttatcggccacacgacgttttttcttgatactccttggtttggaagtcggacttctagtgagtgggcgcacctcacgggaaacgtggccaaaacgagccatcaccattactttcgtattaggggaaattaccgcctttttcgcttcgatcttaggtttaactttttccgcattcaatttagcacattttggtgcatccttccactttggcgccgatctaaggccatctttggaaccttcagtttttgggcaaattttttaaacttgccgtttcccggtttattaaagttaggccagtcaggattggtcatttttacttgaaatttgtttttacttgaaatttgttttaattattagaactatactctcgagcacgattttctagaatgtgaaatatcggagtaggaaatgaggcaggtaaacaaggcaaatggacatggcctacttttcactttttatttttcactctcccgcctactgcctttgtcggtcagtgtctgatcaggatttcataataatctttctattaccatattttagttgtgattctattaaatattacatttaagtctaatatattatgtcttaattttatttctttgaatggttaacactaaaatactgattatagtctataatctagttgtatttacagtggaatattgagggaatggcttttaagtggctccacaatacccgcaagaccagatttattcgattgatggggataaagcacgttctttaaaaaatcgaattaaacacttattccattgttaccataacaacttaaaaaagcttttggggttacttcctaattattacatatttgggcctagtCAAGATatacctttccaccatttacttgtatattcgtgcatctacttcttattcaaactattaagtaaaaaaatatgacttaaacttataaccaattatacatatcgatttctgtcactgctcaaatgtaaaaatgtacatcagtctgctagctagaaaaattggccatgtccgcctgtttttagctctctgaaagcaatagctaattggatgaattccggtccaaaataagatgagctcctcgggacgcccaatcgaactaccaagcaaccaaatttccccattgtaaagagcaaaagatataaaattgcattaacaatccagatgtttacttatttttaaatacaaatttgggtcgaaaaaagtaattatagaaatttaaaaaaatttatagaatcgttgtcaattctaatgcaaaaaaattcaatatatacgtaatccttatttcttttatttgctttgtcctcatctttcttcaccttaaccaaaactttttggtcatttccagtgatatttatcttggtgtgtccttttcgtatggccagctctcggggatgtttattaacgattttcttgaacttttccagttgatcgaccttagttgcagacttaagccattcttttttatttcttattttttgtacttctttaccatctgacttcaggcttttgaccgccatttttttcacgttatcggccacacgatgttttttcttgatactccttggtttgggagtaggacttctagtgagtgggcgtacctcacaggaaacgtggccaaaaggggcaatcactgctactttcgtattaggcgaaaataccgccttctccgttttggttctaggtttaactttatccgctttaaaacctttgaattttggacgagcattaaatttagcacattttggtgcatccttccactttggcttgggcttcataatttgtctgcgccaatctgtagccatttttttgggaaccttcagtttttgggcaaattgtttaaacttgccgtttttgttaaagttaggccaatagggattgggcatttttatttgaaatttatttatactttaaatttgttttaattattagaactatactctcgagcacgattttctagaatgtgaaatatggaagtaggaaatgaggcaggtaaactaggcaaatggacatggcctacttttcactttttatttttctctctcccgcctactgcctttgtcggtaaagaactgattttagtctataatctagttgtatttacagtggaatattgagggaatggcttttaagtggctccacaatacccgcaagaccagatttattcgattgatggggataaagcacgttctttaaaaaatcgaattaaacacttattccattgttaccataacaacttaaaaaagcttttggggttacttcctaattattacatatttgggtctattcaagataaacctttccatcatttacttggatattcgtgcatctacttcttattcaaactatcaagtaaaaaaatatgacttaaacttataatcaattatacatatcgatttctgtcactgctcaaatgtaaaaatgtacatcagtctgctagctagaaaaattggccatgtccgcctgtttttagctctctgaaagcaatagctaattggatgaattccggtccaaaataagatgagctcctcgggacgcccaatcgaactaccaagcaaccaaatttccccattgtaaagagcaaaagatataaaattgcattaacaatccagatgtttacttattttcaaatacaaatatgggttgaaaaaagtcattacagaaattttaaaaaatttgtagaatcgttgtcatttctaatgcaaaaaaattcaatatatacaaaagccttttcttttatttgctttgtcctcttctttcttcactttaaccaaaactttttggtcatttttagcgatatttatcttggtgtgtccttttcgtatggccagctctcggggatgtttattaacgattttcttgaacttttccagttgatcgaccttagttgcggccttaagccattcgtttttatttcttattttttgtacttctttaccaactgacttcaggtttttgaccgccatttttttacgttatcggccacacgacgttttttcttgatactccttggtttggaagtcggacttctagtgagtgggcgcacctcacgggaaacgtggccaaaaggagccatcaccattactttcgtattaggggaaattaccgcctttttcgcttcgatcttaggtttaactttttccgcattcaatttagcacattttggtgcatccttccactttggcgccaatctaaggccctctttggaaccttcagtttttgggcaaattttttaaacttgccgtttcccggtttattaaagttaggccagtcaggattggtcatttttacttgaaatttgtttttacttgaaatttgttttaattattagaactatactctcgagcacgattttctagaatgtgaaatatcggagtaggaaatgaggcaggtaaacaaggcaaatggacatggcctacttttcactttttatttttcactctccggcctactgcctttgtcggtcagtgtctgatcaggatttcataataatctttctattaacatattttagttgtgattctattaaatattacatttaagtctaatatattatgtcttaattttatttctttgaatggttaacactaaaatactgattatagtctataatctagttgtatttacagtggaatattgagggaatggcttttaagtgctccacaatacccgcaagaccagatttattcgattgatggggataaagcacgttctttaaaaaatcgaattaaacacttattccattgttaccataacaacttaaaaaagcttttacttcctaattattacatatttgggcctactCAAGATatacctttccaccatttacttgtatattcgtgcatctacttcttattcaaactattaagtaaaaaaatatgacttaaacttataaccaattatacatatcgatttcttttactgctcaaatgtaaaaatgtacatcagtctgctagctagaaaaattggccatgtccgcctgtttttagctctctgaaagcaatagctaattggatgaattccggtccaaaataagatgagctcctcgggacgcccaatcgaactaccaagcaaccaaatttccccattgtaaagagcaaaagatataaaattg includes these proteins:
- the LOC124461279 gene encoding uncharacterized protein LOC124461279 isoform X1 — protein: MAFFLLVPSTNPNGFRFSLNCWSWSEELLSKRDRRLNIAWRYSSTLSPVLCRLSLNSRSRSKFDRCVWNLCCSACFIFGQSAGPAERTCIQYQSLACPSTKQWKSCSTSPQLTWYNFCKCSRRNINSFTGIPFDPPSKTRPHLLGCTISGRCSVVIGTQDCCLVSSGQCQEDCCGGRLSRFSRCCRSNTRWSMASVGWIEALSPWTLVDLIVVDC
- the LOC124461279 gene encoding uncharacterized protein LOC124461279 isoform X2; the protein is MAFFLLVPSTNPNGFRFSLNCWSWSEELLSKRDRRLNIAWRYSSTLSPVLCRLSLNSRSRSKFDRCVWNLCCSACFIFGQSAGPAERTCIQYQSLACPSTKQWKSCSTSPQLTWYNFYPIFSDVPFRDAVPLLLALKIVASYLQANARKIVVVDDFPDSHVAVAPILVGLWLL